TTGGGTTTTATTTGCGAACGTGAAAGACAATTCTTTATTGGTTTTGTTCTCGTAGTCAATGTCGTTGTGACCCATGTTGACATACAGCATCCGGTATTTTTTGTTGGTCCAGGCTACGGGATAGTAGCCGCTATGCCAGATCTCGTGTGGTTTTGGGCCGGTTCCGAGCGGAAAGCTCGCCGGATGGACCGAGAGCAATATCTCAATTTTGGGATTCGCTTTAAGATCTTTTTCCCAGCAGTACCACTCATTCGCAGCTGCTGAAAAGGTATCGGGCAGCATGTTGGTAAAGACACTGGATTTGTTTTCTACTTTCAACACTGCCGGGGTCGGTCGCCAGGTATTGCTCTTATATTGGCCCGATCCAAGGAATTGATCGTGATACCAGTCCCAGTTTTGCGGATATGCGGACGGAGTCAATGCAAATGCAGCGAAGTGAAACCCGATCCAGCCACCGCCATTTTGCATATAACGTTGAAATGCTGCCCTCTGTTCAGGCGTTTCGGGTCTCGTATCCAAAAAAATGACAACCTGATATTGGGCCAGGAACTGATCATTCAGATTAGCCCAGTTGCTGGTCGAATCATAGTGAAAACCAAATTTTCTACCCATTTCCGGAAAGAACTGATTTGCCTCTTTGACGAAGCTGATGTGCGCCTTGTCATTTTTTCCGGTAAAGAACGCGATCACTTTGAACGCTGCATGTTGCTGGCCCGACACCGTCATGCTAAGAAACAACATTGCTGGCAGCAATGCCAGCGGGGCTAATTTTGGAACAAACCGTAAATTCATCGAAATAGGCAGGGTTAACTGCATTTTAGTTTTTAAAGCTACAAAAACCAGTTTTATTTGTCGTATCCAATGAATTTTTAACCCAATGAATTATACACTGATTGCGCAGCAAACCTCCGTTGCTGAAAAACAAGTCAAAAGTACGATCCAGTTATTTGAGGAAGGCGCGACGCTGCCGTTTATTGCACGTTACCGCAAGGAGGCCACCGGCGGGCTCGACGAGGTTCAGATCGGACAGATCAGGGATGCGTGGCAAAAGCAGCAAGAGGTGGAAAAACGGCGTGAGGCTATTATTAAGAGCATCGACGACCAGGGTAAGCTGACCCCTGAATTAAAGAGAAAAGTAGAAGGTGTTTTCTCGCTTACTGAGCTGGAAGACATATACTTACCCTATAAACAAAAGCGCAAAACGCGGGCAACCGCGGCCATCGAGAAAGGGCTAGAACCACTCGCCCAACTCATATTCGCCGGTAAAGAAAGTGATCCCGAAAACAAAGCCCTGAGCTTTTTGAATGATCAGGTCGAAAAGGCAGAAGATGCTTTGCAGGGAGCGAGAGATATCATGGCCGAGTGGATCAACGAGAACCAGGATGCCCGCGCCAAAATTCGGCAAACTTTTCAGCGTGGTGCCGTGATTACGTCGAAAGTGAAGAAGAAAAAGGAGGAGGAAGGTGCTAAGTACCGCGATTACTTCGATTTCAGCGAGCCGCTTTCCAGGATTCCCTCGCACCGGTTGCTCGCCATACGCCGGGGCGAAGAAGAGGGCGTACTGAATGTTGATATTTCGCCGGATGAAGAGCAGGCGCTGGAATCACTGGACAGGCTTTTCCTGAGAGGTTCCAACGCATGCAAAGACCAGATTGAAGCAGCGATAACAGACAGCTATAAAAGATTGCTCAAACCTTCGATCGAAACAGAATTCAGCAATCTATCAAAAGAAAAGGCGGATATAGCTGCGATACAGGTATTTACAGAGAATTTACGGCAGTTGCTACTGGCATCGCCGCTTGGGCAGAAGAATGTTCTCGCGATCGATCCAGGTTATCGTACCGGCTGCAAAGTCGTGGTTTTGGATCATCAGGGTAGTCTGGTTTCTGACCAGGTTATTTACCCATTCGATCGTCCTGCCGAT
This Dyadobacter sp. UC 10 DNA region includes the following protein-coding sequences:
- a CDS encoding ThuA domain-containing protein gives rise to the protein MQLTLPISMNLRFVPKLAPLALLPAMLFLSMTVSGQQHAAFKVIAFFTGKNDKAHISFVKEANQFFPEMGRKFGFHYDSTSNWANLNDQFLAQYQVVIFLDTRPETPEQRAAFQRYMQNGGGWIGFHFAAFALTPSAYPQNWDWYHDQFLGSGQYKSNTWRPTPAVLKVENKSSVFTNMLPDTFSAAANEWYCWEKDLKANPKIEILLSVHPASFPLGTGPKPHEIWHSGYYPVAWTNKKYRMLYVNMGHNDIDYENKTNKELSFTFANKTQNQFIVQSLLWLGSSKIKP